The Canis aureus isolate CA01 chromosome 15, VMU_Caureus_v.1.0, whole genome shotgun sequence genome includes the window CCTTTTTAAACATCTTTCATCCTATCAGAGCCTTCTTGTTCTCATGCTTCTTTCCAGGAAGGTgcactgaagaaaaatgaacttgTTCCTAGAATTAGGAAGGGCCCACCTCTACTACTAAAGTGCCTGCTCCGTTGTAGACACTCAGTGAATCATGAGTAAAGTGAAAACTCCATCTcggattattttgaaaaaaatcagagagggtagGGGAATGTGAGCACCTCTGGGTAGGTCTCCTCTGTACTTCCTTCACAGTCTGGGGGAGAGACAGAGCTCACTCTTGAACACTTTCCAAggaattactttgttttttttttaaataataaatttattttttattggtgttcaatttaccaacatacagaataacacccagtgctcattccgtcaagtgcccccctcagtgcccgtcacccagtcacccccaccccctgccctcctccccttccatcacgcctagttcgtttcccagagttaggagtcttcatgttctgtctccctttctgatatttcccacacatttcttctcccttcccttatattccctttcactattatttatattccccaaatgaatgagaacatacactgtttatccttctccaattgacttacttcactcagcatcataccctccaggtccatccacgttgaagcaaatggtgggtatttgtcgttcctaatggctgaggaatattccattgtatacataaaccacatcttctttatccattcatctttcaatggacaccgaggctccttccacagtgtggctattgtggacattgctgctataaacatcggggtgcaggtgtcccggggtttcattgcatctgaatctttggggtaaatccccaacagtgcaattgctgggtcatagggcagatctatttttaactctttgaggaacctccacacagttttccagagtggctgcaccagttcacattcccaccaacagtgtaagagggttcccttttttccgcatcctctccaacatttgtggtcaaGGAATTACTTTGGCAAACATTCGAATATGAATGAGTAAAGGTTTAACAAAaccctttctccatctctgctATAAAATCTCTTTGGGCTAGGAGAGCAACAAAGAAGGGATGCGGATTATTGCACATCACTGCTGCTGGTGGTGGGGAAACAGGCCCCTTGCTGGGTATGGAGTAGCCACacacctgcgggggggggggggggggggaggccctCCTCTTGCAGCCCTGCTCCCCCATGCTTTCTTGGGCCAAGTTGTTGCTTCATCCAGGTGACTTCCTGGTGGGAGGCAAGGTCACCCactgtctcctggatctggacTTGTGCCTCTGATGGCCTCAAGTTTGGCACATTCAGACCCAACCTTGTTGGATCACCTTCTTTTGCTCAACCCACTCACCCTCTGAAGGCCCAGGGCCCCAAGGCTGAAACATGGTTCCCTCCCTGATCCAGGAATCCCCTGCTTTTGAAAGTGCGTGTCATGTCATTTCCACTTCGCTTTTATACAACCATTTACATTAGTGCCTGTTTTCCCTTAGTGAAAGAAAACTCGAAGAGGATTTTCATTTTTACGACAAGtggcaaaaagtgaaaataacattCAGCTGGTTTTGCAATGAGCCGATGGGAGGGGCAGCGTGCATCTAGGGCAGCCAGAGTGGCTTGGCCGGTGCTTCTCCGGGAGCCCCACACAGCATCTTGGTGTCCGCCGCCACAGCTCTGGGCTTCATTCTCAACTGATTTCATGCATCCATTAGCAAAATGTGTCTGAGGGTATTGGAAAAGCCAAAGAAAGATCATTTggcgggggtggtggggtggtgggggtgtcTGGGAATGTTCAAAAATGTTCCATATAAATTAACGGtaattgtttctttgctttacGCAGCCGTGTTGGCTTTCAAAAGGTTTCCTAGGAATGCCCTGCCTTCAGAAATCGGAAATTGGGAAGGGTCTGCATTGCTGTCCAGAACCACCTGGTGTAAATTCCACCCTTTGTCAGGGTGGCCCATGtgtgtcctctcctctccatcccaTTCCCTCTGCTGCAGCTCAACCCCTGATGGCTCAGATGGAAATCTTCTTTTCTAAATGTTATCCCTGCCCCCAGGCTTACATTTATATAATCCAACCACCACATTGCTGCCGCGGAATCTTCCTAAAATATGCGAATCTCCTTAAAAACCTCCAGTggctcccttttttttcttttctttctttctttttttttttttttaagattttatttatttattcatgagagacacacagagagaggcagagacataggcagaaggagatgcaggctcactgtggggagcctgacacgggactccatcccaggaccctgggatcacgacctgagcctaaggtagacattcaaccactgagccacccaggcgtcccaatgagTCCCTTTTTCTAGAAGACAACAGTGGAACCCTAAGGGACCTACTGAGATCCCCGCCCAGCCCTGTCTCTCCCTGCACCTCTCAAGTGCTGATTCCCTTCCCCTCCTGGATAGTGGCCTCCCCAAGCAGGGAATGCCCAGAGAGGCCAGCCAGCGTGTTCCTAGACAGACACAAACACTACCCTGTCTAGGGAGCCTGTGTGCTCTCCTTTTGGCCAACATCTTACCTCTGAACAAATTACTCTTACATCCATGTCTGTGTGCCCTTCATCCCTCTATCATATGATCCCTTATGTAGAGCAGGAGCCGTGTACCATTTATCTCATATTCCTGGTGCCCGGCATAGAACCCAGCTCTCAGCACTCCCGTAGTAAATGGAGCTGCACTGGATTGACTCAAGCAAGGAGAGATCCGGTAAGGTGGCACAAATTGAGAATGCTGCCTTCAGGGGGTGGTCCTTGGTCTGAAAACTTGGTTCCTTGGCATGTCCCGGGTTTGAGGACTTGAATATAACGTCTCTTGACATATCTGGAGTCAATTACTCAATGCAGCTATAGAGGTCAATGTGGTACCTTTGTCACCCATAGAGGTTTGGAGATTACACCTGGGTGTCACATTGAGTCCCTAAGACTCACCTCAGAATTAGCTATTTACCCATCCAGCCACAGGCTGCCTGGGATGACTGCAGGTCTCCCTCCCAGAATACAAAGGAGCAgagaaggagggcagggggtggctACCAAAGATCCCCGTCATCTGATTTGTCTGTTTCCACTGAATTCATGACCTCGGCTTAGAGTCCACCCCAAGGTCTGCCCTCTTCTCTTTACTACCATTGAAATGTTGGGTACGACACTTTCCTCAAATTCCCACAGAGAGCACATCTGATTGAACTGGACTGTACTGGGTTTGAGGTTAAGATGTTGCATGCGATGTAGCTCGACCAGCAACAGGAAACACACTGTGAGATGGACCCAGTCTGAACTGCGAGGTGTTTTATGCAGCCTGTGAGGTGCGAAAGGCCTTCACAGTTTAAAATGGTTGAGGACATCAGAGGAAGAATAATGTTTTCATGGCCACATGTGAAAGTTACAGCAAATTCAAAGGTCACAGTTTGTCAAGCTTTATGGGAATGCAGCCTCCTGGAGCCTGTGGAGGCTTTTGCATTACCAGGACAGAATTGAGTAGACTATAGaccatttcttaaaaagatattttatttattcatttgagagagagagagagggagtgagagcacaagtcagggggagtgggagagggagaagcagacctcctgaggagcagggagcccgacgtggggcttgatcccagaaccccaggctcatgacctgagccaaaggcagatgcttaacccactgagccacccaggcacccaactaTAGACCATTTTTAAGCCTAAAATTTTATTCACTATCCAGCCCTACCACCCCTACTCTAAGAAATTACAGTTCCTTTGTTTTCTCAGCCACTGATAATTTCCTAGTGACTGCTTTTCCTGAGGCTCAGCCCCTATCGTGCTGTTATGACCCCCTCCTGTACCTGTTCCAGGGCCTCTCTGGTCTCAGGAACTGGCCCTTACCCCTCCTCATCATTCTTTCTCCCAGGGGGTAGGGGGAGTGGGTGCCAGCTTTTATGACTAACTCTGATGAAATCAGAGCATGTTTCTGAATAAAATAAGGCATTCTGTCACCAGCTTTTAATATAACACACGTGTCTCCCCTCAACAGCACAACGGCTTAAAGCAGGGCCCAGAGGTGGCACATCCCCATGGCTTCGCCCCCCGCCGCCTGCCTCCCTGCACGTCCCAACCACTTCATGACAGTTTCTCTTGTACCATCACaattcttaacaaaacaaaaaagaaaaatattttttttcctttgggttttaTTTACCTAAAAGGCTTGAAGAAAATGGACAGCGTGTCCAGATGTGATGGAGAGAAATGGAACGTGACATTAGGTAAAAAAATCAAAGGCTCTGGCCCAGAGATGGTGACTCTGAACACACAAACCAGCTGACCGCAGCAATCACCTGAAAAGGCTCAGTGCCCATGAGTAATACACAGGTTAATTAAAGTGGCAAGGAAAATCAAAAGGCATATAATAAGGACCACAGAAATCCCGATATGAGAAAGCATCCACTTTGTGATTTTAAGGAGCGCCGGGCAGGCCCAGGTACTCCCGGGACCTCGCAGGTCTCGCTTCTGCTTTTCCACCTGCACCCGCACACTGGCCAGGTAGCCCCCCAGCTCCGCCCCGCAGGTGCCGCCCCCGCCTCGCTGCAGCAGCTGGGCTTGGAAGAAGAGGTCGTTGCTGTGGAAGGCGCCGCCCGTCTCCCTCTCCAGCCTCTCCACCACGGCCATCAGCCTGgccagctgctccctctgctcctccccggtGGCCCTGTTGTTGAAGGCGCAGTACCTCCTCCCGCActcctgcaccaggctcctcaGGCTGTGGTTGTCCGTGTCCGCCAGGTAATCGTCCAGGGACTCGCCCGCCAAGTCCTCCTTGTGGGTGAACAGGACCACCGCGTGCCTCATGGCCCCCGCCCCGAAGACCTCCTTCACCCTCCTGACGGCCACCGCGTCCTGGGCGGTGAAGCGCCCCAGCGGGGTCACCAGCAGCAGCACGTGGGGCCCCGGGGCGGACAGCAGGTAGCAGTCCCCGATGGCCTTGTACAGCTCTTGGGTCTGAGCCTCTGCCTCGAAGAGGGAGGGTGTGTCTACCACCAGGATGCTCCTTCCGTTCCAGGTCCCTGTCTCCCCCTGGCACATTTTGGTCACAGGCTGGTTCCCCAGCCTGGACTCGAACACGGGCTGGCAGAGGATGCTGTTCCCTGTGGcacttctcccgctgcctgtctTGCCCACCAGGATGATCCTCAGGGAGGGTGGTGTTGCAAACCAGTTATCTTCGTCTCTGCCTATAAAAAACCAATTTGTTGTGTCTATTAAGTTagtgattatttttctaaagattttatttatttatttgacagaaagagagagtataagcagggtgagcggcaggcagagggagagggagaatcaggctcctcataagtagggagcccaatatggggcttgatcccaagaccccaggatcatgacctgagacgaaggcagacacATCAACggcagagtcacccaggcacccctaagttaGTGATTCTTAGTATTTTTAGGTTATGGGCCTTCATGGTATCTCACGAAAGCTGGTGaacctccctcccccaaaacaaTCATATCTAAAGACACACAAAAGTTTGTATACCACTTGAAGATGTTCATGGATCCCAAAAAGCTGACATTAGAAACATTAGAAGCTCATGCTTAGACCCACGGCCTAGTGAGGCACTGCCCCAAGGATGCTCTAAGCACTTCATCTAGAGCAGGGAAAacgtggcttttttttttttttttttttagaaaaagaatgtgTCCCCGTGCTTTTTCATAGATGGTGCTTTGGCCATTTTCatgctaaataaatataagattagAAGGAGGCAGAGGATGAGAAgctacaaatgagaaaatattatcaCCTCTTCTCCACCCGCATATCCCCAGGCATGCCCGCACAGCAGTACCCAACATTTGCATCTAAACCTCAGGGGTAAAGGGCGTCTCAGATGCCAGCTACAGTACCCTTCCGCCAACGACCAGCTGAATGGCCCTAGGTCTCTACTCTCTTGGTGGGCAGTTGGGCATTTGCAACTGAGATGACAAAAGACTTGTTTATGTCAAGGACAAAGTCTGGGAGATGCCCCTGGACGGGAGgctgaagaagagaggaagagcagTAGAAGCGTGTGTTGGAGAGATCTGTCTGATTGAGTTACAGGAAATGATCACAGAAGTGGTGTTGGGGAGGGCGACTATCGGGctcctatatggagcctgcttctccctctgcctctctctgtgtctctcatgaataaataaatcaaaccttaaaaaaaaaaaatcttcaagggATGAAGGCGGGTGAGAACCCCAGGACTTTTAGACTTCTTATGAGTCCAAATGAATTAAATTCATTTCGGTCTCCTAAAATCTCTTGCTTTATTCCTTCTACTTTGTGTTGGTTCTTCCTCTCCTTAAGTATTTGCAGCAAGCACCATTACTCAATCTCTACGGGAACTTAGCCTCTTTCCAGTTCAGAGCAGACCAGGAAAGAGAGATTGTTTTTCACAATCATGTTCCAAATCCTCCAAACTGACGTGGAGTTTCACTTCCACGTTTCCCACAGGTCACGTGGCATGACAGTGTGCGGGGTGTGATGATAATAGAGAAGGTAAGGAACAAGTGATAATTGCctccttcttcattttatttatgtatttatttatttttattttaaagattatttatttattcatgagagacacaggcagaaggagaagtaggctccctgcagggggcctgatgtagaacttgatcccaggaccctgggatcacgccctgagccaaaggcagatgctcagccactgagccactcaggagtccctcttcctcactttatttttttttattattatttttaaaattttatgtattaatgagagacacacacagagaaagagagagagaggcagagacacaggcagagggagaagcaggctccatgcagggagtccgacatgagactcgatcccgggtttccaggatcaggccctgggtcaaaggcggtgctaaactgctgagccaccgggactgccctctTATTTACTTTAGAATAGCGGGGTTTCTGTCCCTGTGTTTGAgatggaggtgggtggagggagagcaACAACTCTCCCAGGTGCCTGGAGCTCCTGAGAACATCCAGGCTTTCTTACCTTCAGCCATCGTTCCGTATCTGCTCCTCTGAAGCCCTTCCATGCTCTTCtggaatagaaaacagaaaaggaataaaagcaagTGTCCATATGGGAGTTGCTAAGGCCTGAAACACTTTCAATTCAGACGTCTAAGAATAATTATCCTAGGATAAGCCATTTCCATTGCTAATTTTCTAACTCATATTATACTTTCAAACATCTATGACTAACTTTAGGCAAATCAGGCAAAGCTAGGTTATGTTAACGCAATGcactgttgaaaaaaatttttttcaacttacaggaaattaggaaatattttaaaacaaatcagtTATCTCTCTCCAACTTTTAAAGGCATAAAATGAAGAGTGCATTCTTCTACGGAAGCAGGAGTGGGACATTACTATTATTGTTTGGAATCAAAGTAGATGAACTTGCTAGAATACAGGGGGAAAAACTGCCTTTCTGTAAATGACATTGATTTGTCAGAAGTCCTGAGAATTTCCAGTCCCAGAAGCTGTGGTAGATGGATATTCCAAGGGCAAAGAGGAAAGTACAAAGTTCCTTCCAGTGGTAGGGCGGAAAGGGGACAGGACTCCTTCAGGGACTGACAGGAGAGGAAAGAGTGGTAGGGAGGTGAGCACTGACATCTTCCTTACCCcttccacccccagccctgcccaccctccaAGTCGTGGGTAGAGAAAAGATGGTGCCATAGTTGAAGGGAAAGAATCGACATTCAAGACAAATTGAAGATAACCTCATAGCCtgctcagattttattttattttaaaatttaaacaaagattttatttatttattcatgagagacagagagaggggggcagagacacaggcagagggagaagcaggctctctgtggggagcccaatgcgggactcaatcccaggatcctgggatcatgacttgagccgaaggcagccactcaaccacttagcccaAGCCCCACCTGCTCAGATTTTAATACAACTTCTTTCCTGGTGGGCTCTGAGGTTCTGGTCTCCTCCAAATCACCATTTTTTGTATCTCAGCAGATTTAACTGGAAATTGACACAACCATTAGCATAAAAGTTTCATTCAAATGAGGCAGAGTACTGGGTCCTCTTCCTTGATGTTAAAAGTtaagtgtgggatccctgggtggcgcagcggtttggcgcctgcctttggcccggggcgtgatcctggagacccaggatcgaatcccacatcgggctcccggtgcatggagcctgcttctccctctgcccgtgtctctgcctctctgtctctctctgtgtgactatcatgaataaataaataaaatctttaaaaaaaaaaaaagttaagtgtgCACGAGACATGCAACTATCATTAAGAGGAACTCTGAGGCTCTATTATGTGTCCCTTTTCAGTCTGAAAAGTGATGCAGTTATGAAACAAACTTCTTAAGTGGAGGAATACACAGAGTTATAAAACAAATGGCATCGTTTGccatgaaaaatgtaaatatttcagcATCTTGGCTGCAGCTGTTCTGTTTGATCGAGAAGTGGAAACATTACACATATGGCTCCATTCACATTTTTCGGCTTCCAATCTtagtccccctccctctgtccttccaagGCAACCAATATTCTGAGGATTTTATGGCTCATTCTCATTTGTGTATTTATACTTCTACATACAGTGTCTCTATAGATAttgtattgtttttgtatttgaaactttttatataaatgatgctatttatgtagtattttatcaataatttttaaaagatttatttatttatttatttatttgagtatgAGGaggtgggaaaggcagagagagagggagagagagaatctcaagcagactctgcaaagAGTATGGAGTCGGACgtgggcttaatctcatgaccctgagatcatgacctgagccaaaatcaagagtctgaccaactgagccacctaggcaccccttcaCTCACAAACGTTTAAGCTGTTTCAAACTACATGCTTGCTACTACAAACAATGCTGTAGAATGATCCCGTATATGTCTCTTCGTCACATGTGCAACAAGTTACCTGGGACAGACAGTTGCCAGATGACTAGGTACTACCAACTAGGACCCCAGGATGGTTGGGTGAACTCCCACACTGGCACCAGCCACATATGAGAATTCCTAAACCTAAttagacttactttttttttgtcactCTTATGGGTATAATAAGTAAGGACATCTTAATTAGCTTAAACTTGCATTTTGCTAATTTCCACtgaatcaaaaattattttcatagtttatttGCTATTCAGGTTGCTCCCGtcatatagaaataaattttgcaCATTCTTCTATTCACACGGGGGATCTTTTGGGGTCCTCTTTGGGAGAAACTCTCTACTTCCACGTTATCAGAGTATATTGAGACAACTTACTTCATTCATTTCcgttcttcttttccttctccttccttttcctcctcttcttcctttccttaagCCCAGAGAAGAGCGTTTTCCTCACCAGACTACCATGGGCTATCCTAGTCTCTGgtaaattatacttcaacttTTGCTAAAACTGCTCAAATTCTCTGGCATCTTTTGTATTTTAGATGACATTTTCTGAGGTTTGGGAACTtcagaaaatattctggaatcaATCTATTCAAAAAGCCGATGATAACAGTGGTGAGGATGTAGACAATGGGCTTCATCATTGGAAGCATCCTTGTGTAGCCATCCCTAACCTAAATTCCTTCATATCTGTGATTCTAATTGTTCTTCTAAATTCCTTGTGATGTGATCAAGATAGGTGTTGAAATTTCTTTTAGAATACTAGGAAATTAAACatcaaatgacttgcccaaggtcatcagATTGCTGTGGAgctaagagtaaaaaaaaagggggggggaatccctgggtggcacagcagttaggcgcctgccttcagcccaggacatgatcctggagtcccgggattgagtcccacgttgggctccctgcatggagtctacttttccctctgcctgtgtctctgcctctcttctctctctgtgtctctcatgagtaaataaataaaatcttaaaaaaaaaaaaaaaggattaaaaaaaaggcTCCTTTACCTGCATATTCTCTTGATTCCAcaggggggaggagagaagattCCAAACAAGTTCACAAGCCTCTTGGGACACCACATACAACATTACCATCCCACGGTCAGGACATAAACTGATGTTGACCGACTGAAAGCTTGCCTTAAAATCAACACAGAGAATTGTATTGCAAAATTATGATAGCacgtgtctttttaaaaagattattcaaaaataaaagtgcagGAGTCACTCCAAATTGAAgtatttccatttaaaacaatCTGGTGTTTTGATTTAAGTGTGACCAATGGGACTGACACAAAAGCCAATCAAACTCAGGTTGAGATGCAGCCGGGTCGTTCTCCTGAACCATCTTCTGAGAGGTCAGGCTGCAGGTAGAGACATACGTCTCCCTGAGGGATAGATTTTTAGGCAGATATCGACAAATAAGAAAGTGtccaggggtggctcagtcggttaagcatcagactcttgattatgatctcaagtcatgatctcagggtcctgagattgagcccactGCTTGGCTTCATGCTCTGcccggagtctgcttgagattctctctttctgcccatccccctactctctctttctaaaataaaataaataaataaaatatttttttaagtgtccagAGGCGAGTCTGGAAGGATATTGACAGAAATGCTAAAATGAGTCATAGACAAAATATTAACAGGATAGAATAAAGTGTCAGAAAAGAACGGGGGAAGGACTGTACATACACCCAAAGGAATGTGGCGTCAGTCTCAGAGTAGGCAAAAGTGGAAACAGGGAATGGAGGCAGATTTCTTCTCCAAAAGTAAAATTCTACTAATCTTCTCCAAAATGGGGCCAGCTATCACGAGAGAGTGGCAGGCAGCATGCAAGCAGAGATTATGACAATATCAGACAGGGATTGTGGGAGGATCTCGCTTAGGTAGGAGTTTCAAGCAAAGGAACATAAAGTgcactttgattttaaaattatatgagcCAGATTTTATCATGATGATACTTTATTTTATCAAACTATGAAAAAGCAGGCTCTCTAATGCTGTTCTAGGATAGATAAAAGTATTTATCTACCTTATTCATAAGTATCCCTTCACTCATCTGCCCAGTCCCTGTATTTCCTGGTATAAGTCACTTGTTGGGTACTTTAGTCATTGTGATGTTGTGATCTGTGTCTCACTAAGAATTAGTGGACAAAAGGATTGTTTCCATGTGCCCTGAGCATAGTCTGTTTGTCACAGGATAGAGTCTTACATCATGTCACAGGAAATGGGGAGAATAGAATGGCTTTCAGATCAAAGTCATGAGACAATGTCCACAATGTCCTTTGAAATGCTGGGCtcctggaggtggggtggggagggggataaTGATCCGTATTTGCCCTTTACAACCCTGAGAATCCATCCTTCTCTACCAGACCTTTCTGGGATTTGGCACAAGTCAGGGCTTGGGAGTGGTGGGAGGGCTGAGAGAAGTTAGGAGAGTTGAGAATGAGAAGTGTGTCCCCTCCCAGCCAGGGCACCTCTGgagtttgttttctcatctgtcgaATGGGAGGACAATATCAGTCCAGCTTTATGAAACCCTGCGGGGCCTCGGAGATCGTAGGAGCTAAGAAGGAGGCAACCCGACGGAGAAGACCGTCGCGCCGTGGAATGCGCTGGGTTGCGAGCGCAGGGTCAGGGGGTCCCAGCCTGTTTCCGCGGCCACCCCAGGGCGGCTGTGCCCGGGGCTCTGACCATCACCAACCCGGTCCACCGAGGCGCGAACCCACAAGGACGGTAACCTGGGCGAGATCACACCAGAGTCACCGGCTGGAACCAAATCGTGGGCCCTCAGACCCCCAAAGACGCTGGGACCGGCACCGGGTTCCCCTTACCAGGCGCGGCGCTGCGGGCTCGGTGCTCGACCGCGGCTCTCCGGGCGGCTTGGGGCCTGGAGGCGGGCGGCTCTCGCGGCACAGGcagctctgggggcggggggtcagGCTCTCCGGGCAGCGGGGACGCGGGAGCTCTCGGGGCCGCTGGAGGGGGCGCGGCTCTCCGGGGAGGGACCGCGGGCGGCTCCTGGGGCGGCTCGGGGAGCGGGCGGCAGGGACACGCGAGCTCTGGGcgcagcgggggcggggggcgagggcgCAGCAGGAAGCAGAGGTGGGGTGCAGCTGGGGAGGAGCCGCGCGGGAGGCGGTAGGTTCCAGGGCTGGGCCTCGGCGCCACCGGAAGGCAAACTGGTTTAGGGAGCACGACCCCCCGCTCCGCGCCGAGGCGGACGGTCCCTGGTCCCTCGGGGTCCGTGGCCAAACCTGCCCGCAGCGGCCGGAGAGCAGCGTGTGGCTCCCCTAAGGGGACGGTTCCTGCCGGAGCCTACCGGGGTTGCCATGCCCTCTCCCATGTCCTTCTTTTGACTCTTTAAAACGAGCAGAATTTGGAGGTAGAGGCTCTGAGGGCAGTGACGGACCCCCGGACGCTCCCAGTGACCCAGGAAAACCCTAGTGGGGCACCAGGCACTCCCCTCCGCGTCTATGGCAGGAGCACCTGCTCCCCGGACTCCTCAGACCCTTGTTCCAGGCTCTGCTTCTAGAATGCTCCTGCTtaccagggacacaaggctgaaCTGGTAGACGGAGGGGCTGAAAGAACAGCTCTAAGGACGAGATCTGAAGGACTCTCCAGACCTCCTGGCTGGCTGCCCCTTCTCTGTCCTCTGACAAACCAGCCCTAAGAGGCTTTAGGGGCCTGAAGCTTCTGTGTCCATTTattgggagtggggctggggggaggctgAGGTTCTTGTATTTGTCAACTGATTCACATTTAAGGCTAAGGTAGTGAATGTAAAACAATTACTCTGCATTTGTTTCTCATGCCTCAGGAAACCGTTGGGACCACACCAAAATACAAAGCTTCTGTGCAgctaaggaaacaatcaacaaaactaaaagatgaaCTACTgtatttgcagcattatttacaattagTCTCCAAGTAAGAGGACTTGACAATACTATTTGTTACAC containing:
- the LOC144284758 gene encoding GTPase IMAP family member 5-like isoform X3, producing MVMLYVVSQEACELVWNLLSSPLWNQENMQKSMEGLQRSRYGTMAEGRDEDNWFATPPSLRIILVGKTGSGRSATGNSILCQPVFESRLGNQPVTKMCQGETGTWNGRSILVVDTPSLFEAEAQTQELYKAIGDCYLLSAPGPHVLLLVTPLGRFTAQDAVAVRRVKEVFGAGAMRHAVVLFTHKEDLAGESLDDYLADTDNHSLRSLVQECGRRYCAFNNRATGEEQREQLARLMAVVERLERETGGAFHSNDLFFQAQLLQRGGGGTCGAELGGYLASVRVQVEKQKRDLRGPGSTWACPALLKITKWMLSHIGISVVLIICLLIFLATLINLCITHGH
- the LOC144284758 gene encoding GTPase IMAP family member 5-like isoform X2, with the translated sequence MEGLQRSRYGTMAEGRDEDNWFATPPSLRIILVGKTGSGRSATGNSILCQPVFESRLGNQPVTKMCQGETGTWNGRSILVVDTPSLFEAEAQTQELYKAIGDCYLLSAPGPHVLLLVTPLGRFTAQDAVAVRRVKEVFGAGAMRHAVVLFTHKEDLAGESLDDYLADTDNHSLRSLVQECGRRYCAFNNRATGEEQREQLARLMAVVERLERETGGAFHSNDLFFQAQLLQRGGGGTCGAELGGYLASVRVQVEKQKRDLRGPGSTWACPALLKITKWMLSHIGISVVLIICLLIFLATLINLCITHGH
- the LOC144284758 gene encoding GTPase IMAP family member 5-like isoform X1, with translation MVMLYVVSQEACELVWNLLSSPLWNQENMQSMEGLQRSRYGTMAEGRDEDNWFATPPSLRIILVGKTGSGRSATGNSILCQPVFESRLGNQPVTKMCQGETGTWNGRSILVVDTPSLFEAEAQTQELYKAIGDCYLLSAPGPHVLLLVTPLGRFTAQDAVAVRRVKEVFGAGAMRHAVVLFTHKEDLAGESLDDYLADTDNHSLRSLVQECGRRYCAFNNRATGEEQREQLARLMAVVERLERETGGAFHSNDLFFQAQLLQRGGGGTCGAELGGYLASVRVQVEKQKRDLRGPGSTWACPALLKITKWMLSHIGISVVLIICLLIFLATLINLCITHGH